A stretch of Marinilabiliales bacterium DNA encodes these proteins:
- a CDS encoding RagB/SusD family nutrient uptake outer membrane protein: MKITQYISKGMLLLMCFLVNPSCDKNLDIKPTKELESVFFEDEGRMQRAVGAAYAALTSLYSPILNNSSCLPPMLLPGDDIAGEHTGVTLFTFSGLTSTNGNLEELWKRLYAVVGRCNFVLDRLDDPEIQELYDTPGLMDANRGEMLFLRSWVYFRLWDWWRKAPIQDERITTVEDAILPPSEGFEMLDNAIASLEKAAELLPDSWDNRNLGRITKDGAYGLLVKLYVTRACYNNKSTEDYQKAITAFEKISGNRELVHFGENFDYRFENNAESLFEFQASMNPSGQDNAWLDNDFGRGAGQAGAMYHMFTNHWGNYTTGRMGPTPKLINAFEPGDPRRSETIRDNDDIDNMDWSLWWIEPWERFGGYHIVKYVNGERGNAHEPIWQISSRNNTRILRLADVKLAVAEAYLATGNQGEALRQVNDIRQRARESTPDGSVSPVPADLASVTMEDIMHERFLELAGEHGHRWTDLRRWHAAGYINLGTWTAEDFGFDYDPALFAFDVSTHLLFPIPQSEMDRNPLMLESGNNPGY, translated from the coding sequence ATGAAAATAACACAATATATATCAAAAGGAATGCTTTTGCTTATGTGCTTCCTTGTCAATCCTTCATGTGACAAGAATTTGGACATAAAGCCAACCAAGGAGCTTGAATCTGTCTTTTTCGAGGATGAAGGGCGAATGCAGAGAGCGGTTGGAGCCGCATATGCCGCCCTCACTAGTCTCTATTCGCCTATACTCAATAATTCCAGTTGTTTGCCACCCATGTTGCTTCCAGGTGATGACATTGCCGGAGAACATACTGGAGTAACTCTTTTTACCTTTTCCGGTCTTACCAGTACAAATGGTAATCTGGAAGAGCTCTGGAAACGACTTTATGCCGTCGTTGGAAGATGCAATTTCGTTCTTGACCGACTTGATGACCCGGAAATACAGGAGCTTTATGATACTCCCGGACTAATGGATGCAAACAGGGGGGAAATGCTTTTCCTGCGCTCATGGGTATATTTCAGATTATGGGACTGGTGGCGCAAAGCACCAATACAGGATGAGCGTATTACTACTGTTGAAGATGCTATCTTACCGCCTTCCGAGGGCTTTGAGATGCTTGATAATGCCATTGCTTCTCTTGAAAAGGCAGCTGAATTGCTCCCCGATTCCTGGGATAACAGAAATCTTGGCCGGATAACCAAGGATGGTGCATACGGACTTCTGGTAAAATTGTATGTAACCCGTGCATGTTACAATAACAAAAGCACCGAGGATTATCAGAAGGCAATCACTGCTTTCGAAAAAATATCAGGAAACAGGGAACTGGTGCATTTTGGTGAAAACTTCGATTACCGTTTTGAAAATAATGCAGAATCCCTTTTTGAATTTCAGGCTAGTATGAATCCCAGCGGGCAGGATAATGCCTGGCTGGATAATGATTTCGGTCGTGGTGCCGGGCAAGCCGGTGCAATGTATCATATGTTCACCAATCACTGGGGAAATTATACAACAGGAAGAATGGGGCCGACACCTAAGTTGATCAATGCATTCGAACCTGGTGATCCGAGAAGATCAGAAACAATAAGGGATAATGACGATATAGACAATATGGACTGGTCTCTATGGTGGATAGAACCCTGGGAAAGGTTTGGTGGATATCACATAGTGAAATATGTAAACGGGGAGAGAGGAAATGCTCATGAACCAATATGGCAAATATCATCGAGAAACAATACCAGGATTCTGCGTCTTGCTGATGTCAAGCTGGCTGTTGCCGAGGCCTACCTGGCTACCGGCAACCAGGGTGAGGCTCTGAGGCAGGTGAATGATATCAGGCAACGGGCAAGGGAGTCGACACCTGACGGTTCTGTTTCTCCAGTTCCAGCCGATCTGGCTTCAGTTACCATGGAAGATATCATGCATGAGCGTTTTCTGGAGCTTGCCGGTGAACACGGACATCGTTGGACCGACCTCCGGAGATGGCATGCTGCAGGATACATAAACCTGGGGACCTGGACGGCGGAGGACTTTGGCTTTGATTATGATCCTGCACTGTTTGCGTTTGATGTTTCGACTCATCTTCTTTTTCCAATTCCACAATCGGAGATGGATCGCAATCCGCTGATGCTTGAAAGCGGGAACAACCCGGGATATTAA